One genomic segment of Streptomyces niveus includes these proteins:
- a CDS encoding GNAT family N-acetyltransferase codes for MDPQHLPYVVREHRRLFPDGFFARLGPGFLSSYTGLYLTSPHALAFIAESEGRPVGFLVGVTDPVLHRRHTLRRHGGKLLTHAICGLAVRPGLLLHFLRTRLPRYYRKLTRRQPPSSPPSPTPPTPGPGAVLAHVAVADEASSRGIGADLIERFVAAATIAGCGRVSLVTADSPQGAGPYYERRGWHLVGRTATPEGRQLLTYERLLDTPSWPPGWTRANTPGAPTVR; via the coding sequence ATGGACCCTCAACACCTTCCGTACGTGGTCAGGGAGCACAGGAGGCTCTTTCCCGACGGCTTCTTCGCCCGTCTCGGCCCCGGATTCCTCAGCTCGTACACGGGGCTGTATCTGACCAGCCCGCACGCCCTGGCCTTCATCGCCGAGTCCGAGGGCCGTCCCGTCGGATTCCTGGTGGGGGTGACGGACCCCGTACTCCACCGTCGCCATACGCTGCGGCGGCACGGCGGCAAGCTGCTGACGCACGCGATCTGCGGTCTGGCCGTACGCCCCGGCCTGCTTCTGCACTTCCTGCGCACCCGGCTGCCGCGCTACTACCGCAAACTGACGCGACGCCAACCCCCCTCGTCCCCTCCCTCACCGACACCTCCCACTCCCGGCCCCGGGGCGGTACTCGCGCACGTCGCCGTCGCCGACGAGGCTTCCTCGCGGGGCATCGGCGCCGACCTCATCGAGCGCTTCGTGGCCGCCGCCACCATCGCCGGCTGCGGCCGTGTCTCCCTCGTCACAGCCGACAGCCCACAAGGCGCCGGCCCTTACTACGAACGGCGCGGATGGCATCTCGTCGGCCGCACAGCCACCCCGGAGGGGCGTCAACTGCTCACCTACGAGCGCCTCCTGGACACACCGTCCTGGCCGCCGGGCTGGACCAGGGCGAATACCCCCGGCGCACCGACGGTGCGCTGA
- a CDS encoding BlaI/MecI/CopY family transcriptional regulator, giving the protein MAAMRAFGELEAEIMRVVWQRDRPVTIHALTDALNGSRTLAYTTVMTVTERLRDKGWLTREKHGRSYQYSAARSSDDYSAELMGQVLDAAADRAGALLRFAGRLDPREAAALREALAAPPADTPPQSGG; this is encoded by the coding sequence ATGGCGGCGATGCGGGCTTTCGGCGAGCTGGAGGCGGAGATCATGCGGGTGGTCTGGCAGCGGGACCGACCCGTCACCATCCATGCACTGACCGACGCGCTCAACGGTTCGCGCACCCTGGCTTATACGACCGTGATGACCGTCACGGAGCGGCTGCGCGACAAGGGCTGGCTGACGCGGGAGAAGCACGGCCGGTCCTACCAGTACAGCGCTGCCCGCAGCTCGGACGACTACTCCGCCGAGCTCATGGGGCAGGTGCTGGACGCCGCGGCCGACCGGGCCGGCGCGCTTCTGCGCTTCGCGGGCCGGCTCGATCCGCGGGAGGCCGCCGCCCTGCGCGAGGCCCTCGCCGCTCCTCCTGCCGACACCCCGCCGCAGAGCGGGGGCTGA
- a CDS encoding M15 family metallopeptidase has product MIETSMWREGCPATRESLRRLEINYIDFAGETQRGVLVVNADIAENVSRIFTRLFHERFPIYRMQPVEAYEGDNKASLEDNNTAAYNCRRPNQINAPLKESPHANGRAIDINPLQNPWIDLRCKCWSPSDQYAERTPGQGVILEGGLVWQTFIDEGWVWQNIKVPDYMHFDTGYPSIPVTGNKPSPTASVGPPPSPSPST; this is encoded by the coding sequence ATGATCGAGACCAGCATGTGGCGCGAGGGCTGCCCGGCCACCCGGGAGAGCCTCCGCCGTCTGGAGATCAACTACATCGACTTCGCCGGTGAGACACAGCGGGGAGTCCTCGTCGTCAACGCCGATATCGCCGAGAACGTCTCCCGCATCTTCACCCGCCTGTTCCACGAACGGTTCCCCATCTACCGCATGCAGCCGGTCGAAGCATACGAAGGGGACAACAAAGCGAGCCTGGAGGACAACAACACCGCGGCGTACAACTGCCGCCGGCCCAACCAGATCAACGCCCCCTTGAAGGAGTCTCCCCACGCGAACGGCCGCGCCATCGACATCAACCCCCTGCAGAATCCCTGGATCGACCTCCGCTGCAAGTGCTGGTCCCCGAGCGACCAGTACGCGGAACGCACCCCGGGCCAGGGGGTCATACTCGAAGGCGGTCTCGTCTGGCAGACCTTCATCGACGAGGGCTGGGTCTGGCAGAACATCAAGGTGCCGGACTACATGCACTTCGACACCGGATACCCCTCCATCCCCGTCACCGGCAACAAGCCGAGCCCGACGGCGAGCGTGGGCCCACCCCCCAGCCCGAGCCCTTCCACGTAG